A stretch of the Panicum virgatum strain AP13 chromosome 9N, P.virgatum_v5, whole genome shotgun sequence genome encodes the following:
- the LOC120691181 gene encoding receptor like protein 29-like, whose product MADLLGDPAWPQLHPRPCTDTPWPGLQCEAAPDDARVLRATRLHFGPDVATPPCRPGARLGAASLRGLPHLKTLSLFGCFAGAGVELPAALFAGAAPSSLEQIVLKSNPGLRGPMPATLGRLRSLRVLSLSQNAFGGGIPRELAGLAALQQLDLSYNNITGEIPEEIGGMASLTILDLSWNGIAGGVPAAMGRLRRLQKADLSYNRLAGRVPPEVGSLRELMFLDLSHNALAGPLPGSLSGLSKLQYLLLQDNPLGTAVPSVVGALRRLQVLGLSGCGLTGPIPRAAFAALSLDRNRLDGPIPATLAALPDLGQLNLSQNRLAGEIALPGEFVARLGRRLDVRGNDELCVGRGLQGSGYLAAAPCADRRDGGGSTEGVRCHRGGGGRRAAARLRLRGRRRTGVSRFRVVSGVPVVTWCNLARSSCVIVCA is encoded by the exons ATGGCGGACCTCCTGGGCGACCCGGCGTGGCCGCAGCTCCACCCGCGGCCCTGCACCGACACGCCGTGGCCGGGGCTCCAGTGCGAGGCGGCCCCCGACGACGCGCGGGTGCTCCGCGCCACGCGGCTCCACTTCGGGCCCGACGTCGCCACCCCGCCCTGCAGGCCCGGGGCCAGGCTCGGCGCCGCCTCGCTGCGCGGCCTGCCGCACCTCAAGACGCTCTCCCTGTTCGGCtgcttcgccggcgccggcgtcgagctGCCGGCGGCGCTGTTCGCGGGCGCGGCGCCGTCGTCCCTCGAGCAGATCGTGCTCAAGTCCAACCCGGGGCTGAGGGGCCCGATGCCCGCCACGCTGGGCCGCCTGcggagcctccgcgtgctcagcCTGTCGCAGAACGCGTTCGGCGGCGGGATCccgagggagctcgccggcctcgccgcgctgCAGCAGCTCGACCTCAGCTACAACAACATCACCGGCGAG ATTCCCGAGGAGATCGGAGGAATGGCGAGCCTGACCATCCTGGACCTGAGCTGGAACGgcatcgccggcggcgtgccggcggcgatggggagGCTGCGGAGGCTGCAGAAGGCGGACCTGAGCTACaaccgcctcgccggccgcgtgCCGCCGGAGGTGGGGTCGCTGCGGGAGCTGATGTTCCTGGACCTGAGCCACAACGCGCTCGCGGGCCCGCTGCCGGGCTCGCTGTCCGGCCTGTCCAAGCTGCAGTACCTGCTGCTGCAGGACAACCCGCTGGGCACGGCGGTGCCGAGCGTCGTCGGCGCGCTGCGGCGGCTGCAGGTGCTGGGCCTGTCCGGGTGCGGCCTGACGGGGCCCATCCCGCGGGCCGCGTTCGCGGCGCTGTCACTGGACCGGAACCGGCTGGACGGGCCGATCCCGGCGACCCTGGCCGCGCTGCCGGACCTGGGCCAGCTGAACCTGAGCCAGAACCGGCTGGCCGGAGAGATCGCGCTGCCGGGGGAGTTCGTGGCGCGGCTCGGCCGGCGCCTCGACGTGCGGGGCAACGACGAGCTCTGCGTCGGCAGGGGGCTGCAGGGGAGCGGCtacctggcggcggcgccgtgcgcggaccggcgcgacggcggtggATCGACGGAGGGGGTCCGGTGCCaccgcgggggcggcgggcggcgggcggcggcgaggctacGGTTACGGGGCCGTCGGCGTACTGGCGTGTCACGTTTTCGTGTCGTCTCTGGTGTTCCGGTTGTGACGTGGTGTAACCTGGCTCGCTCTTCTTGCGTGATCGTGTGTGCTTAA